The following are encoded in a window of Legionella geestiana genomic DNA:
- the mltA gene encoding murein transglycosylase A, protein MNKKSFISLLLILLAGLIIFYAYRPSAPPVVKTPKQVSFTELPGWDSSNHVQSFKAFQRSCSVFLRQAPEKETGSPPIPLKAGDWHPACKAAMALQNVDKERAKAFFETWFSPVELPVEGLFTGYYSPLLEGSLKRSAKYSVPLYAIPDDLISVDLTPFSPDLKGKRIVGRFAHKTLVPYYTRHAIDNGAIKKSARVLLWLKDPIDRIFLEIQGSGMVKLEDGQRIYVGYAAQNGAPYTSIARVLIDKGIMNRDNASMQRIRRYLTENPGEMNRVLHQNKSFVFFRILNQAEAYGSQGVALTPGYSLAVDRRFIPMGTPLWLNTTHPDMASEDEKPFRRLMIAQDTGGAIRGLVRGDVYWGSGRKATSIAGRMKNKGYYWLLLPHEVASRIPDTLAAG, encoded by the coding sequence ATGAATAAGAAATCCTTTATCTCTCTGCTGCTCATCCTGCTCGCAGGCCTTATAATCTTTTATGCCTACAGGCCGTCTGCACCACCTGTGGTGAAGACTCCGAAACAGGTCAGTTTCACTGAGCTTCCGGGCTGGGACAGCAGCAATCATGTCCAGTCCTTCAAGGCCTTCCAGCGCTCATGCTCCGTGTTTCTGCGCCAGGCGCCTGAGAAGGAAACCGGCAGCCCGCCAATACCTCTCAAAGCCGGAGACTGGCATCCGGCCTGTAAGGCGGCGATGGCCCTGCAGAATGTGGATAAGGAACGTGCGAAAGCCTTTTTTGAAACCTGGTTTTCTCCCGTTGAACTGCCGGTAGAGGGGCTTTTTACCGGGTATTATTCGCCCCTGCTTGAGGGCAGCCTTAAGCGCTCTGCCAAATACTCTGTTCCGCTATACGCCATACCAGATGACTTAATCAGCGTTGACCTGACACCATTTTCGCCTGATTTGAAGGGTAAGCGCATTGTCGGGCGTTTTGCGCACAAAACACTTGTGCCTTATTACACCCGCCATGCCATCGATAACGGTGCCATCAAGAAGTCTGCACGCGTACTTTTATGGCTTAAAGACCCTATCGATCGCATCTTTCTTGAAATTCAGGGTTCTGGAATGGTGAAACTTGAAGATGGCCAGCGCATATACGTCGGATATGCCGCACAAAACGGCGCACCCTACACCTCCATTGCCAGGGTGCTCATCGATAAAGGCATCATGAACCGTGATAACGCGTCCATGCAGCGGATACGTCGCTACCTGACTGAAAACCCGGGCGAGATGAACCGTGTATTGCATCAAAATAAGTCCTTTGTCTTCTTCAGAATTTTAAATCAGGCCGAGGCATATGGTTCTCAGGGCGTGGCACTGACGCCTGGCTACTCACTTGCAGTAGACAGACGCTTTATTCCAATGGGTACACCACTTTGGCTGAATACCACCCATCCCGATATGGCTTCAGAAGATGAAAAACCCTTCCGGCGATTAATGATTGCTCAGGATACGGGCGGCGCGATTCGAGGACTGGTTCGAGGCGATGTCTACTGGGGTAGCGGCAGGAAAGCCACCTCTATCGCTGGTCGCATGAAAAACAAGGGATACTACTGGCTGCTTCTGCCACATGAAGTCGCAAGCCGCATTCCAGATACACTGGCGGCTGGCTGA